Part of the Maridesulfovibrio bastinii DSM 16055 genome is shown below.
TTGCAGTTAGGCTGCCATGTATAAATGATATCCCCGATACGGTTTTGCCAGCATCGGGGATATATTTTATTTTTTAGGTGAATTGACCACATTTTCAGGTGTGCCGGCTATAAATGCTTTAGCATTTTTAACCGCTATCGCAGTCAGCCTTTTTCTGGCTTCTATTGTAGCCCAGGCAATATGTGGAGTTATAATTGTATTTGGTGCTTTGAGAAGTGGATTGTCGGCAGGCATAGGCTCAACTTCAGCCACATCAAGACCGGCTCCAGCAATTATTTTGTCGGACAGTGCTTTAGCAAGGTCATGCTCATTTATAAGAGGTCCCCTTGCAGTATTGATTAAAATGGCCTCTGGCTTCATTTTTTTCAATAATGATTTGTCGATAAAATGACGGTTTTCAGCGGTCAGCGGGCAGTGCAGAGAGACAATGTCACTTTGGGCAAAAACATCTTCAAGGTCTGCAAAAGCAAAGGGTTCAAAATCAGGCATTGGTTTAGGTCTTGGAGCATACGCGAGAACATTCATTCCAAAAGCATTTCCAAGTCTGGCAACCTGATGACCGATATCCCCGAAACCGATTATGCCAAGAGTTTTGTCTTTCAATTCAAAGAGGGGGCTGTTCCAGAAGCAGAAATCCTGTGACTGTGCCCATTTTCCATTTTTGACGTCCTGATCGTGTTCTCCTACACGGCAATAAAATTCCAGAATAAGTGCAAAAACATGCTGCGAAACAGCCGGAGGAGAATAACCGGGCACGTTGGATACAACAATACCCATTTCATTAGCTGTTTGCAGATCAATTATATTGTATCCGGTTGCAAGAACACAAATAAATTTGAGCTGTGGAAGCTGTTTAAGAACTTCAGCCGAGAGAACCGCTTTATTTGCAAAAATTATGTCGGCATTTTTAGAACGCTCTACGATAAGATCTTCTGGTGTGCGGTCATAAACTTCCAGCTCTCCCAGACTTTCAAGAGATGTCCAGGGGTTGTCACCGGGATTGGTGGTGTAGCCGTCAAGAATAACGATTTTCATAAAAACCTCTCTAAGCTTAAAACATTATTGGAAAGAAAAATAAGTGGAGTATCAGATTAATCTAACTGTGGGCCGTAACTGAATTAGAGTTTGATAGGTTTCTTTTTTTCAAAGTCCTGTGCGGAGTGTACTGCTGTTTTTTTTCCGGAACCCGGCTTGATGGCTTTTTTTTGGGCAGCAAGGACTATTTTACTGAGAGTTACATCCTGCTTTTTATTCAGATCAATGAAGCTGCATCCGACTATATTTTTATTCTGGCGGACTACTTTTATTTTTACATTTTTAAGTACCGGTT
Proteins encoded:
- a CDS encoding D-2-hydroxyacid dehydrogenase — encoded protein: MKIVILDGYTTNPGDNPWTSLESLGELEVYDRTPEDLIVERSKNADIIFANKAVLSAEVLKQLPQLKFICVLATGYNIIDLQTANEMGIVVSNVPGYSPPAVSQHVFALILEFYCRVGEHDQDVKNGKWAQSQDFCFWNSPLFELKDKTLGIIGFGDIGHQVARLGNAFGMNVLAYAPRPKPMPDFEPFAFADLEDVFAQSDIVSLHCPLTAENRHFIDKSLLKKMKPEAILINTARGPLINEHDLAKALSDKIIAGAGLDVAEVEPMPADNPLLKAPNTIITPHIAWATIEARKRLTAIAVKNAKAFIAGTPENVVNSPKK